From the Lolium rigidum isolate FL_2022 chromosome 2, APGP_CSIRO_Lrig_0.1, whole genome shotgun sequence genome, one window contains:
- the LOC124687965 gene encoding serine/threonine-protein kinase rio2-like yields the protein MKLDVNALRYLSKDDFRVLTACEMGMRNHEIVPAELVDRIAGLKHGGTYKVLRNLLKNKLVHHDCKKYDGYRLTYLGYDFLAIKTLVNRGVFSSVGRQIGVGKESDIFEVATEDGTVLAMKLHRLGRTSFRAVKSKRDYLAHRRSFNWLYLSRLAALKEFAFMKALGDHGFPVPTAVDCNRHCVIMSLVPGYPLVQISKLQNPDDVFDRILGLVIRLAEHGLIHCDFNEFNIMIDDDETVTMIDFPQMVSVSHRNAQMYFDRDIGCIYKFFNKRFNLTEKGGHDGSETDDDDSGRPSFLSIQKSSGALDKELAASGFTKKEQVEIEKFIDENAEENDSNSDDDDDDDVDSTSERESEGGDDVSVKINSLKIADQDCASVPDLVEMHSNAPVTLSDEHATSTSPSGENKSANPTTDSTGDAKGSAESGGDDEESSAEDTEDEDDALLTKQLNKQRKRAMATALGRRRPLTSRNTYKDKGKGTMNSKIQKQACQW from the exons ATGAAGCTCGACGTGAACGCCCTACGCTACCTCTCCAAGGATGACTTCCGGGTCCTCACCGCCTGCGAGATGGGCATGCGCAAC CACGAGATCGTGCCCGCGGAGCTCGTCGACCGCATCGCCGGATTGAA GCATGGAGGAACATATAAGGTGCTGCGGAATTTACTGAAGAACAAACTGGTTCACCATGATTGCAAAAAGT ATGATGGGTACCGTCTTACCTATCTTGGTTATGACTTTCTCGCAATCAAAACATTGGTGAATCGCGGAGTCTTTTCTTCCGTTGGCCGTCAGATCGGCGTTGGAAAGGAGTCAG ATATATTTGAGGTTGCCACGGAGGATGGAACAGTGTTGGCCATGAAGCTTCATAGGTTGGGTAGGACATCTTTTAGGGCTGTCAAATCGAAGCGTGATTATTTGGCGCACCGGAGGAGCTTTAACTGGCTCTATCTATCACGCCTTGCGGCCCTAAAGGAATTTGCTTTCATGAAG GCTTTAGGAGACCATGGATTTCCTGTTCCCACGGCCGTGGACTGCAACAGGCATTGCGTGATTATGTCCCTGGTGCCGGGGTATCCACT TGTTCAGATAAGCAAATTGCAAAATCCAGATGATGTCTTTGACAGAATTCTCGGGCTTGTAATTCGTTTGGCGGAGCATGGACTGATACATTGTGATTTTAATGAATTCAACATCATG ATTGATGATGATGAAACAGTTACGATGATTGACTTCCCACAGATGGTATCTGTTTCACATCGGAATGCCCAGAT GTATTTTGATCGAGATATTGGGTGCATCTACAAGTTCTTTAACAAAAG GTTTAATCTTACAGAGAAAGGTGGACATGATGGGTCAGAAACTGATGATGATGACAGTGGCAGGCCGTCCTTTCTATCCATTCAAAAGTCTTCTGGTGCCTTGGACAAAGAACTAGCTGCCAGTGGCTTCACCAAAAAAGAACAGgttgagatagaaaag TTCATTGATGAGAATGCTGAAGAAAACGATTCCAActcagatgatgatgatgatgatgatgttgattcaACATCAGAACGAGAAAGTGAAGGTGGCGATGATGTGTCTGTTAAAATCAATTCCTTAAAAATAGCAGACCAG GATTGTGCCAGTGTTCCTGATCTTGTCGAGatgcactcaaatgcacctgtaaCTCTTTCTGATGAG CATGCAACAAGCACAAGTCCCAGCGGTGAGAACAAATCGGCAAATCCAACCACCGATAGCACTGGAGATGCTAAGGGATCGGCTGAATCAGGAGGTGATGATGAGGAGTCATCAGCAGAGGATActgaggatgaagatgatgccTTGCTGACAAAGCAGTTGAACAAGCAAAGGAAAAGGGCAATGGCAACCGCACTGGGGCGGAGAAGGCCGCTCACCTCAAGGAATACTTACAAGGACAAGGGGAAGGGCACCATGAATTCCAAGATCCAAAAGCAAGCATGCCAGTGGtga
- the LOC124690466 gene encoding MLO-like protein 1 produces the protein MPEADALEFTPTWIVAGVCSLIVVISLAVERFLHYIGKTLKKKNQKALFEALLKVKEELMLLGFISLLLTVSQGVIQRTCIPPSWTNYMLPCKKMDAHTVTAKVLALGVRRLLSKRGPRSEHCQNKGKVPLLSPDALHQLHIFIFVLAITHVILSAVTMFLGGEKIRQWKRWEDEIEKNAGNGSKKLTHVQQFEFIRENFNGVGKESMILSWMHSFAKQFYASVTKSDYTTMRLGFIMTHCRGNPKFHFHRYMVRALEADFKKVVGIRWYLWIFVVIFMLLNVNGLHTYFWISFIPLILLLAVGTKLEHVIAQLAHEVAEKHSAIEGDLVVNPSDEHFWCARPRVILYLIHFILFQNAFEIALFFWMLTTYGFNSCIMDHVPLIVPRLVIGVVIQLLCSYSTLPLYAIVTQMGTFFKKEIFDEHIQQGLVGWAQKAKRRTESIKEGAGGGTHGPSSGLEMLRRAAAAIQGSRAPQR, from the exons ATGCCGGAGGCGGATGCGCTGGAGTTCACGCCGACGTGGATCGTCGCGGGGGTCTGCTCCCTCATCGTGGTCATCTCCCTCGCCGTCGAGAGGTTCCTCCATTACATCGGCAAG ACactgaagaagaagaaccagaaGGCGCTGTTCGAGGCTCTCCTCAAGGTGAAAGAAG AGCTGATGCTTCTGGGGTTCATCTCCCTTCTGCTCACGGTTTCCCAAGGGGTGATCCAGAGGACGTGTATTCCTCCCAGCTGGACCAACTACATGCTGCCCTGCAAGAAGATGGACGCGCATACTGTCACTGCTAAGGTTCTCGCCCTTGGCGTCCGGCGGCTGCTTTCCAAGAGAGGACCGCGGTCTGAGCATTGCCAAAACAAG GGAAAAGTTCCTTTGCTGTCGCCTGATGCGCTACATCAGTTgcatattttcatttttgttcTGGCTATCACCCATGTGATTCTCAGTGCTGTAACTATGTTTTTAGGAGGGGAAAAG ATTCGTCAATGGAAACGATGGGAGGATGAAATTGAGAAAAATGCAGGAAACG GATCTAAGAAGTTAACCCatgttcaacaatttgaatttatCAGGGAAAATTTTAATGGGGTCGGCAAGGAATCAATGATATTAAGCTGGATG CATTCATTTGCTAAGcagttttatgcctctgttactaAATCGGACTACACAACAATGCGACTTGGTTTCATCATG ACACATTGCCGAGGAAACCCAAAATTTCATTTTCACCGATACATGGTACGTGCTTTAGAGGCTGATTTCAAGAAGGTGGTTGGCATAAG GTGGTACTTGTGGATATTTGTTGTGATATTCATGTTGCTGAATGTTAATG GTTTGCACACCTACTTTTGGATCTCCTTCATTCCCCTTATT CTTCTGCTGGCTGTTGGCACCAAGCTGGAGCACGTTATAGCTCAGCTGGCCCATGAGGTCGCCGAGAAGCACTCGGCAATCGAGGGCGACTTGGTCGTCAATCCATCAGACGAACACTTCTGGTGCGCACGGCCGAGGGTGATTCTGTACCTGATCCACTTCATCCTCTTCCAGAACGCGTTCGAGATCGCGCTCTTCTTCTGGATGCTG ACTACCTACGGCTTCAACTCCTGCATCATGGACCACGTCCCTTTAATCGTGCCGAGGCTTGTCATCGG GGTCGTTATTCAACTCCTCTGCAGCTACAGCACCTTGCCTCTATATGCAATTGTCACCCAG ATGGGAACATTCTTCAAAAAGGAGATCTTCGACGAGCACATCCAGCAGGGGCTGGTTGGGTGGGCGCAGAAGGCCAAGAGGAGGACAGAATCTATCAAGGAAGGCGCCGGTGGTGGCACGCACGGGCCTTCCTCTGGTCTGGAAATGCTGCGGCGAGCCGCCGCTGCAATACAGGGCTCTCGAGCTCCGCAAAGGTAG